Part of the Sinorhizobium terangae genome is shown below.
AGGCCGTCGAGTTCGACGATAACGGCCGCCAGAAGCCGATGAACTCGATCTACATGATGTCGCACTCCGGTGCTCGTGGTTCGCCGAACCAGATGCGCCAGTTGGGCGGCATGCGCGGCCTCATGGCCAAGCCGTCGGGTGAAATCATCGAAACGCCGATCATTTCGAACTTCAAGGAAGGCCTGACCGTGAACGAGTACTTCAACTCGACGCACGGTGCCCGTAAGGGTCTGGCGGATACCGCCTTGAAGACCGCGAACTCCGGTTACCTGACGCGCCGTCTCGTCGACGTCGCACAGGACTGCATCGTCACGCATACGGATTGCGGCACCGACAAGGGCCTCACCATGACGGCGATCGTCGATGCCGGTCAGGTCGTTGCCTCGCTCGGCCAGCGCATCCTCGGCCGTACCGCACTCGACAACATCGACAACCCGGTCACCGGCGAGCGCATCGTCGACGCCGGCAAGATGATCCTGGAAGCCGATGTCGTCGAGATCGAGAAGGCCGGCATTCAGTCCGTTCGCATCCGCTCGGCGCTGACCTGCGAGATCCAGACCGGCGTCTGCGGCGTCTGCTACGGTCGCGACCTGGCTCGCGGTACGCCCGTCAACATGGGCGAGGCCGTTGGCGTCATCGCGGCACAGTCGATCGGCGAGCCGGGCACGCAGCTGACCATGCGTACCTTCCACCTGGGCGGTACGGCAACCGTGGTCGACCAGTCGTTCCTGGAAGCGTCCTATGAAGGCACGGTTCAGATCAAGAACCGCAACTTGCTGCGCAATTCCGATGGCGCACTTGTTGCCATGGGCCGCAACATGGCGATCCAGATCCTGGACGAACGCGGTGTCGAGCGGTCTTCGCAGCGCGTTGCCTATGGTTCGAAGATCTTTGTCGATGATGGTGACAAGGTGAAGCGCGGCCAGCGTCTCGCCGAATGGGACCCCTACACCCGTCCGATGATGACGGAAGTCGAAGGTACCGTTCACTTCGAAGACGTGATCGACGGCATCTCCGTGCTCGAAGCGACGGACGAATCGACCGGCATCACCAAGCGCCAGGTTATCGACTGGCGTTCGACGCCGCGCGGCACCGACCTCAAGCCGGCGATCGTCATCAAGGACAAGAACGGCGCCATCGCCAAGCTGTCTCGTGGTGGTGAAGCTCGCTTCATGCTCTCGGTCGATGCGATCCTCTCGGTCGAACCCGGTCAGAAGGTCAGCCAAGGTGACGTGCTTGCCCGTTCGCCGCTCGAAAGCGCCAAGACCAAGGACATCACCGGTGGTCTGCCGCGCGTTGCCGAACTCTTCGAGGCTCGTCGTCCGAAGGATCACGCCATCATCGCTGAGATCGACGGTACGGTCCGCTTCGGCCGCGACTACAAAAACAAGCGTCGCGTGCTGATCGAGCCGGCGGAAGACGGTGTCGAGCCGGTCGAATACCTGATCCCGAAGGGCAAGCCCTTCCATCTTCAGGATGGCGACTACATCGAGAAGGGCGATTACATCCTCGATGGCAACCCGGCGCCGCACGACATTCTGGCAATCAAGGGCGTGGAAGCGCTGGCTTCCTACCTCGTGAACGAAATCCAGGAAGTCTACCGTCTGCAGGGCGTTGTCATCAACGACAAGCACATCGAAGTCATCGTCCGTCAGATGCTGCAGAAGGTCGAAATCACCGATGCCGGTGACTCGAGCTACATCGTCGGCGACAACGTCGACCGCATCGAGCTCGAGGATGTCAACGACGCGCTGCTGGCGGAAGGCAAGAAGCCGGCCGTTGGCGATCCGGTTCTGCTCGGCATCACCAAGGCATCGCTGCAGACGCCGTCCTTCATCTCGGCCGCTTCGTTCCAGGAAACCACCAAGGTCCTGACCGAAGCCGCAGTTGCCGGCAAGATGGACGGCCTGCAGGGGCTCAAGGAAAACGTCATCGTCGGCCGCCTCATCCCGGCTGGTACCGGCGGCACCATGACGCAGATCCGCCGCATCGCCACGGCGCGCGACGAGATGATCCTCGAAGAGCGCCGCAAGGGCACCGGTGCGGATGCCGCGACCCCGATGCTCGCCGACATGGCGAACGAGAACGAGAACGCCGCGGCAGAATGACCGCGGGGGGAGGGCGCGACGAGCGCCGCTCCTATGCCAAATGAAGAAGCCGCCTGGAGCGATCCGGGCGGCTTTACTTTTCTGGCAGTGCGTTCAGATCGCGCGGCGCCCGGTTATGCGAAGCGAATGATCGCGACCTCGCCCTCGAGCGCGCCCTGGTAGGCAGAGGCGTGCGGCTCTTCATCCGGGATATCCGTCAAGGTTCCGATCTGGTCGAGATCGGCCTGGAGAAAGCCTTCTTCGGCGAGCGCATTGAGCGCCTCGCGCACGGCCGTGTCGTCGTCTGGCGCCCTGAGCATCACATGGATGTCGATACCTTCGTCGTCGCCGTCGGCTTCGTAGGCCTTGCCGATGATGATGAATACCAGCGGTTCGTCTGGCATGTTGTCGTTGTCCGGCGTAACGGGCATGATGTGTCCTTTCGAGTTTCGACGATCTTAGCGTGCTTTTCCACTGCGCGCGAAAGAAATAGGAAAAATGGCAAAGAGGAGAGAATCAGCCGGCAGGCTTTGCAGGCCCATGATGGTGGAAAACGTTCAGAAAGTAGTTGCTGATTCCTTAATCGCGAAAGACAATACCCGCGTTAAGGCGCCATGTTTGCAATCGCCGCCGGACCGAGCTGCTGCCAAAGCCTTGTTTTCCAGGCATGGCAGGGCTGCGCAGGCCAGAATATTTCTTAATTGCCCTTGACGGATGGCCCCGAAATCAGTACACCCCGCCGCATCGGAGCCCATGTGAGGCTGGCTGGTTCGGAACGTCGCGTTCTGGAGTTCGCCTCAAACAAGGTTCGAAACGCACGCTGACGACAAAAATGCTGCACGCAAGACGCGCGAAATAGTGCGTCCTCTGCTTTTGGTGGGGCCATCTGCGAAAAGGCGGATCGGCCCTCGTTTTGCGCATTTCATAGGCGTTCGAGACCGCCGGCGACGGCAACGATCCGCCCGAAAGGGTAACGAGACAAGATTTTGCAAGGGATGGTTACATGCCTACCGTAAACCAGCTGATCCGCAAGCCGCGTCTGGCACAGGTAAAGCGCAACAAGGTTCCTGCTCTGCAGGAAAACCCGCAGAAGCGCGGCGTTTGCACCCGCGTCTACACGACGACTCCGAAGAAGCCGAACTCGGCTCTGCGTAAGGTTGCAAAGATTCGCCTGACGAACGGCTTCGAAGTCATCGGCTACATTCCGGGCGAAGGTCACAACCTGCAGGAGCACTCCGTGGTCATGATCCGCGGCGGCCGCGTAAAGGACCTTCCGGGTGTTCGTTACCACATCATCCGCGGCGTTCTCGATACGCAGGGTGTGAAGAACCGCAAACAGCGCCGCTCCAAGTACGGCGCGAAGCGTCCGAAATAACATCGCAACCGGCGCCATTTCGCTGGTCAAGTTTTTAAAAGTTGAGAGACGAGAAGTATGTCCCGACGTCACAGAGCAGAAAAGCGTGAGATCAACCCGGATCCGAAGTTCGGTGATCTGGTCGTCACGAAGTTCATGAACGCAATCATGCTGCACGGCAAGAAGTCCGTTGCTGAAAGCATTGTCTATGGTGCTTTCGATGCGGTCCAGTCGAAGCTGAAGCAGGAACCGATCGCAGTGTTCCATTCCGCGCTCGACAACATTGCTCCGCACGTTGAAGTGCGTTCGCGCCGCGTCGGTGGTGCTACCTATCAGGTTCCGGTCGATGTTCGTCCGGAGCGTCGCCAGGCCCTCGCCATTCGCTGGCTGATCGCGGCCGCACGCAAGCGCAACGAAACGACCATGGTCGATCGCCTCTGCGGCGAACTCATGGACGCTGCGAACAACCGTGGTAGCGCTGTGAAGAAGCGCGAAGACACCCACAAGATGGCTGATGCCAACCGTGCGTTCTCGCACTACCGTTGGTAATCTAGAACAGGTCCTGAAAGGCAGTCTCTCATGGCTCGCGAATATAAAATCGAAGATTACCGAAATTTCGGTATCATGGCGCACATCGACGCCGGCAAGACGACGACGACCGAGCGCATCCTTTACTACACCGGCAAGTCCCACAAGATCGGCGAAGTCCACGACGGCGCCGCAACCATGGACTGGATGGAGCAGGAGCAGGAACGCGGCATCACGATCACGTCCGCTGCCACCACGACCTTCTGGAAGGGGCGCGACGGCAAGATGCGCCGCTTCAACATCATCGACACCCCCGGCCACGTTGACTTCACCATCGAAGTCGAGCGTTCGCTGCGCGTTCTCGACGGCGCCATCGCGCTGCTCGACGCCAACGCCGGTGTTGAGCCGCAGACTGAAACCGTCTGGCGTCAGGCTGAGAAGTATCATGTTCCGCGCATGATCTTCTGCAACAAGATGGACAAGACCGGTGCGGACTTCTACCGCTCCGTCGAGATGATCAAGACCCGTCTCGGCGCAACGGCCGTTGTCATGCAGCTGCCGATCGGCGCTGAAAGCGAATTCAAGGGCGTTGTCGATCTGATCGAGATGAATGCTCTCGTCTGGCGTGATGAATCGCTCGGCGCCCAGTGGGATGTCGTCGAAATTCCGGCCGACATGAAGGAAAAGGCTGAAGAATACCGCGAAAAGCTGATCGAGACCGTGGTCGAGATCGACGAAGCGGCGATGGAAGCCTACCTGGAAGGCAACTACCCGGACAACGACAAGATCCGTGAACTGGTCCGTCGCGGCACGATCGACGTGAAGTTCCACCCGATGTTCTGCGGCACCGCGTTCAAGAACAAGGGCGTTCAGCCTCTGCTCGACGCTGTCGTCGACTACCTGCCGTCCCCGGTCGATATTCCGGCGATCAAGGGCATCGACGTCAAGACCGAGGGTGAAATCACCCGTAAGGCTGACGACAACGAACCGCTCTCGATGCTGGCGTTCAAGATCATGAACGACCCCTTCGTCGGCTCGCTGACCTTCGCGCGCATCTATTCCGGCAAGCTCGAAAAGGGTACGTCGGTCATGAATACGGTCAAGGAAAAGCGCGAGCGCGTCGGCCGCATGCTGCAGATGCACTCGAACTCGCGTGAGGACATCGACGAAGCCTTCGCTGGCGATATCGTTGCTCTCGCGGGCCTCAAGGAAACCACTACGGGCGACACGCTCTGCGATCCCTTGAAGCCGGTTATCCTGGAGCGCATGGAATTCCCCGAGCCGGTCATCCAGATCGCGATCGAGCCGAAGACCAAGGGCGACCAGGAAAAGATGGGCCTCGCGCTCAACCGCCTGGCTGCAGAAGATCCGTCCTTCCGCGTCAAGACCGACGAGGAATCCGGCCAGACGATCATTGCTGGCATGGGCGAACTTCACCTCGACATCATCGTCGACCGCATGCGTCGCGAGTTCAAGGTCGAAGCTTCGGTCGGTGCTCCGCAGGTTGCCTACCGTGAAACCATCACGCGTCAGCACGAAGAAGACTACACGCACAAGAAGCAGTCCGGTGGTACCGGTCAGTTCGCGCGCGTCAAGATCGTCTTCGAACCGAACCCGGAAGGCGAAGATTTCGTGTTCGAATCCAAGATCGTCGGTGGTGCTGTTCCGAAGGAATACATCCCAGGCGTTCAGAAGGGTATCGAAAGCGTTCTGTCCTCTGGTCCGCTCGCTGGCTTCCCGATGCTGGGTGTCAAGGCGACGCTCATCGACGGCGCATTCCACGACGTCGACTCGTCGGTTCTCGCCTTCGAAATCGCTTCGCGTGCCTGCTTCCGTGAAGCGGCGAAGAAGGCCGGTGCTCAGCTCCTCGAGCCGATCATGAAGGTCGAGGTCGTAACGCCGGAAGATTACGTCGGTGACGTGATCGGTGACCTGAACTCTCGCCGTGGCCAGATCCAGGGTCAGGAATCGCGCGGTGTTGCCGTGGTGATCAATGCCCACGTGCCGCTCGCGAACATGTTCAAGTACGTGGACAACCTGCGCTCGATGTCGCAGGGCCGCGCTCAGTACACGATGCTGTTCGATCACTACGCGCCGGTTCCGTCGAACGTCGCGCAGGAAATCCAGGCGAAGTATTCCGGTCAGAAGTGACCGGATAGCCTCGCGCTGAAACAGAATGAAAAGATTTCCCCTCTAGGGGACAGAAAACGGAGAGCCGGAAATGGCAAAGAGCAAATTTGAGCGCAACAAGCCGCACGTTAACATTGGCACGATTGGCCACGTTGACCATGGCAAGACGTCGCTGACGGCAGCGATCACGAAGTACTTCGGCGAGTTCAAGGCGTATGACCAGATCGACGCTGCGCCGGAAGAAAAGGCCCGTGGTATCACCATTTCGACGGCGCACGTCGAATACGAGACGCCGAACCGTCACTATGCGCACGTCGACTGCCCCGGCCACGCCGACTACGTCAAGAACATGATCACCGGCGCGGCGCAGATGGACGGCGCGATCCTGGTTGTTTCGGCGGCCGACGGCCCGATGCCGCAGACCCGCGAGCACATCCTGCTCGCCCGCCAGGTCGGCGTTCCGGCAATCGTCGTGTTCCTGAACAAGGTCGACCAGGTTGACGACGCCGAGCTGCTCGAGCTCGTCGAGCTCGAAGTGCGCGAACTGCTGTCGTCCTACGAATTCCCGGGCGACGACATTCCGATCATCAAGGGTTCGGCGCTCGCCGCGCTTGAAGACAGCGACAAGAAGATCGGCGAAGACGCGATCCGCGAGCTGATGGCAGCGGTTGACGCCTACATCCCGACGCCGGAGCGCCCGATCGACCTGCCGTTCCTGATGCCGATCGAAGACGTATTCTCGATCTCGGGCCGCGGTACGGTTGTGACCGGTCGCGTCGAGCGCGGCATCATCAAGGTTGGTGAGGAAGTCGAGATCGTCGGCATCCGTCCGACGACGAAGACGACCTGCACGGGCGTCGAAATGTTCCGCAAGCTGCTCGACCAGGGCCAGGCCGGCGACAACATCGGTGCGCTGCTGCGCGGTGTCGACCGCAACGGCGTCGAGCGCGGCCAGATCCTGTGCAAGCCGGGTTCGGTGACGCCGCACACGAAGTTCAAGGCGGAAGCCTACATCCTGACGAAGGAAGAAGGTGGCCGTCATACGCCGTTCTTCACCAACTACCGTCCGCAGTTCTACTTCCGCACGACGGACGTGACCGGCATCGTGACGCTGCCGGAAGGCACGGAAATGGTGATGCCGGGCGACAACGTGACGGTTGACGTCGAACTGATCGTGCCGATCGCGATGGAAGAAAAGCTGCGCTTCGCAATCCGCGAAGGCGGCCGCACCGTCGGCGCCGGCATCGTCGCCTCGATCATCAAGTAATAAGAAAACGGCTTTGCCGTTTCGGCAGGGACATGGTCTCCCATGTCCCTGCGATTTTTGAAAGAAGCGGCAGAGCGTAACGAATTCAGAAGTTTAAGTGTGTGCCTTTGAAGAGGCATACCGGAAACACGAGCAAGGACAAGTCGAATGAACGGCCAGAATATCCGCATCCGCCTTAAGGCGTTTGATCACCGGATCCTCGATGCCTCCACGCGCGAAATCGTGTCGACGGCCAAGCGCACCGGTGCCAGTGTGCGCGGTCCCGTGCCGCTTCCGACCCGGATTGAAAAATTCACGGTCAACCGGTCGCCGCACGTCGACAAGAAGAGCCGCGAACAGTTTGAGATGCGCACGCACAAGCGTCTTCTCGATATCGTTGATCCGACCCCTCAGACGGTTGATGCGCTGATGAAGCTCGATCTGGCCGCCGGCGTCGACGTCGAGATCAAGCTCTAAGGTCCGGCGCAAGCCGAAATAACAAGGAAGGTACGTGGAGTTTTCCAACGGCTTCCAGGAACAGGAAACCGGAAGGTGCAAGAGGCACCGGACGGGAACCCTAAACAAGAGGCGTGAACCGATGCGTTCAGGTGTGATTGCACAGAAGGTGGGAATGACCCGCGTCTACAACGACGCCGGCGAGCATATCCCGGTAACAGTATTGCGGCTGGAGAACTGCCAGGTAGTGGCCCACCGCACGGAAGAAAAGAACGGCTATACCGCAGTTCAGCTGGGTGCTGGCCGTTCCAAGGTCAAGAATACGCCGAAGGCCATGCGCGGCCATTTTGCCGCTGCAAACGTCGAGCCGAAGGCGAAGCTCGTCGAGTTCCGCGTTTCCGCGGACAACATGATCGACATCGGCTCCGAGCTGACGGCCAGCCACTTCGTCGCAGGCCAGCTCGTCGACGTCACTGGTACGACGATCGGTAAGGGCTTCGCTGGCGCCATCAAGCGCCACAACTTCGGCGGTCTGCGTGCCACGCACGGCGTTTCCGTATCGCACCGCTCGCATGGTTCTACCGGTTCCAACCAGGATCCGGGCCGTGTTTGGAAGGGCAAGCGCATGGCCGGCCACATGGGCCAGACCCGCGTTACCACCCAGAACCTGGAAGTCGTATCGACGGACGAAGACCGTGGCCTGATCCTGGTCAAGGGCGCAGTCCCCGGCTCCAAGGGTGCCTGGATCGTCGTTCGCGACGCAGTCAAGTCCGGCACCCCGGAAGGCGCTCCGCGCCCGGCCGGCGTGCGCGCCGAAGCATCGAAGTAAGGGAGCCGAATAATGGATCTCACCGTCAAAACCCTCGAGGGCAAGGACGCGGGAAAGGTTTCCCTTTCTGACGCCATTTTCGGCCTCGAACCCCGTGAAGACATCATCGCCCGCGTCGTTCGGTGGCAGCTCGCCAAGAAGCAGCAGGGCACGCACAAGGCCAAGGGCCGCGCTGAAGTCGCCCGCACCGGCGCCAAGATGTACAAGCAGAAGGGTACGGGCCGCGCCCGCCACCACTCCGCTCGTGCTCCGCAGTTCCGCGGCGGTGGCAAGGCCCATGGTCCGGTTGTCCGCAGCCACGCTCATGACCTTCCGAAGAAGGTCCGTGCGCTCGGCCTGCGCCATGCGCTCTCGGCCAAGCTGAAGGCAGAAGAGATCATCGTCGTCGACGATCTCGTTGCCAAGGAAGCAAAGACGAAGGCTCTCGCCGGCGTATTCGCGTCGCTCGGCCTCACCAATGCTCTGATCATCGGCGGTGCCGAAATCGAGAACAACTTCAAGCTCGCAGCCCAGAACATCCCGAATGTGGACGTTCTGCCGGTCCAGGGCATCAACGTTTACGACATTCTGCGCCGCGGCAAGCTCGTGCTTTCCAAGGCTGCCGTAGAAGCTCTGGAGGAGCGGTTCAAATGACGGATCTTCGCCACTATGACGTGATCGTGTCTCCCTCGATCACCGAAAAGTCGACGCTGGTTTCCGAACAGAACCAGGTCGTCTTCAACGTCGCCAAGGGCGCTTCGAAGCCTGAGATCAAGGCTGCTGTCGAAGCCCTGTTCGGCGTCAAGGTCACGGCCGTGAACACGCTCCTCCGCAAGGGTAAGCTGAAGCGTTTCCGCGGTTTTGCCGGGAAGCAGAAGGACGTGAAGAAGGCGATCGTTACGCTCGCCGAAGGTCAGTCCATCGACGTCTCCACCGGTCTCTAACGGATAGGCCCATTAGGGTAAAAACCCAAAAGGGAACAAGAAAATGGCATTGAAAAGTTTCAATCCGACGACCCCGAGCCAGCGTCAGCTGGTCATCGTAGACCGGGCTGGCCTCTACAAGGGCAAGCCGGTCAAGGCGTTGACCGAGGGCCTGTCCTCCAAGGGCGGTCGCAACAACCTAGGCCGCATCACCGTCCGCTTCCAGGGCGGCGGTCACAAGCGGTCTTACCGTCTGGTCGACTTCAAGCGTCGCAAGTTCGACGTTGAAGGCACGGTCGAGCGTCTGGAATACGACCCGAACCGCACCGCCTTCATCGCGCTCGTCAACTATGCCGACGGCGAACAGGCCTACATCCTGGCGCCGCAGCGTCTGGCTGCCGGCGACAAGGTCATCGCCTCCGACAAGGCCGTTGACGTCAAGCCGGGCAACGCGATGCCGCTGCAGTTCATCCCGGTCGGCTCGATCATCCACAATGTAGAGATGAAACCGGGCAAGGGTGGCCAGATCGCTCGCTCCGCCGGCACCTATGCGCAGCTCGTCGGTCGCGACCAGGGCATGGCGATCCTTCGCCTGAACTCGGGCGAACAGCGCCTCGTGCACGGCTCTTGCCTTGCATCGATCGGTGCTGTATCGAACCCCGATCACGGCAACATCAATGATGGTAAGGCTGGTCGTTCGCGTTGGCGCGGTAAGCGTCCGCACGTTCGCGGCGTCGTCATGAACCCGGTTGACCACCCGCACGGCGGTGGTGAAGGCCGCACTTCCGGTGGCCGTCACCCGGTTACCCCGTGGGGCAAGCCGACGAAGGGCAAGCGCACGCGCTCCAACAAGTCGACCGACAAGTTCATCATGCGCTCGCGTCACCAGCGCAAGAAGTAAGAGAGGAAGTCTCAAGTGGCTCGTTCAGTTTGGAAAGGTCCGTTTGTTGACGGCTATCTTCTCAAGAAGGCTGAGAAGGTTCGCGACGGCGGTCGTAACGAAGTGATCAAGATGTGGAGCCGTCGCTCCACGATCCTTCCGCAGTTCGTTGGTCTGACCTTCGGCGTCTACAACGGCAACAAGCATGTTCCCGTCTCCGTGTCCGAAGAAATGGTCGGTCACAAGTTCGGTGAATTCGCTCCGACCCGGACCTACTATGGTCATGGCGCGGACAAGAAGGCGAAGAGGAAGTAACGATGGGCAAGGCAAAAGCCGAACGCCGGCTGAAGGATAATGAGGCGCAGGCCATTGCGCGCACGATCCGCGTCAGCCCCCAGAAGCTCAACCTCGTTGCCGCGATGATCCGCGGCAAGAAGGTCGACCGCGCTCTGGCCGAACTCGAATTCTCGCGCAAGCGCATCGCAGATACGGTCAAGAAGACGCTTGAATCTGCGATCGCCAACGCTGAGAACAACCACGATCTCGACGTTGATTCGCTCATCGTCGCAGAAGCTTACGTTGGCAAGTCGATCGTGATGAAGCGCTTCCACGCTCGTGGTCGCGGCCGTGCATCGCGCGTCGAAAAGCCGTTCTCGCACTTGACGATCGTCGTTCGTGAAGTGGAAGCCAAAGGGGAGGCCGCATAATGGGCCAGAAGATTAATCCGATCGGTTTCCGTCTCGGCATCAACCGGACCTGGGACAGCCGTTGGTTCGCTGACAACGCTGAATACGGCCAGCTTCTTCACGAAGACCTGAAGATCCGCGCATACCTGATGGAAGAACTGAAGGCAGCCGGCATTGCCAAGGTCGTGATCGAGCGCCCGCACAAGAAGTGCCGTGTGACGATCCACTCTGCACGTCCGGGCCTGATCATCGGCAAGAAGGGCGCCGACATCGAAAAGCTGCGTAGGAAGCTTTCCGAGATGACCAACTCCGAAACGCACCTCAACATCGTCGAAGTGCGCAAGCCGGAAGTTGACGCGACCCTCGTTGCCCAGTCGATCGCCCAGCAGCTCGAGCGCCGCGTGGCGTTCCGCCGTGCGATGAAGCGCGCTGTTCAGTCGGCCATGCGTCTTGGCGCCGAAGGCATCAAGATCACCTGCGCCGGCCGCCTCGGCGGTGCCGAAATCGCCCGTACCGAATGGTATCGTGAAGGCCGCGTTCCGCTGCACACGCTGCGCGCCGACATCGACTACGGCACGGCCGAAGCTGAAACCGCTTTCGGTATCTGCGGCATCAAGGTCTGGATCTTCAAGGGTGAAATCCTCGAGCACGATCCGATGGCTTCCGAGCGTCGCGCGACCGAGAGTGACTCCCAGGGCTCTGGCAGCAGAGACCGCCGTCGTGAAAACGCGTAACATTCGCGTTTGGCAGCCAATATCGGAGAAGTAAAAAAATGTTGCAGCCAAAGCGTACGAAGTATCGCAAGCAGTTCAAGGGCCGCATCAAGGGCGTTGCCAAGGGCGGTTCTGATCTCGCCTTCGGCGAATTCGGCCTGAAGGCTCAGGAGCCGAACCGCGTCAATGCCCGTGAGATCGAAGCGGCTCGCCGCGCGATCACCCGCCACATGAAGCGCGCCGGCCGCGTTTGGATCCGCGTGTTCCCGGACGTTCCGGTCACCGCCAAGCCGACCGAAGTCCGCATGGGTAAGGGTAAGGGTTCGGTCGAATACTGGGCATGCAAGGTCAAGCCCGGCCGTATGATGTTCGAGATCGATGGTGTCAGCGAAGAACTCGCCCGTGAGGCACTTCGTCTTGGCGCTGCCAAGCTCTCTGTCAAGACGCGCTTCGTGCAGCGTATCGCAGAGTAAGGAGTGAAGCTCATGAAAGCCGCAGATGTTCGCGCTCTGAGCGCCGATCAACTCAACGAAGAGCTTGCCAAGCTGAAGAAGGAGCAGTTCAACCTGCGCTTCCAGAAGGCGACCGGCCAGCTCGAGAAGTCTTCGCGTATCAACGAAGTCCGCAAGGACATCGCACGCATTAAAACAATTGCCCGCCAGAAGGCGGCAGAAGCCAAGGCCTAAGGACCAGAAAATATGCCGAAACGCATTCTGCAGGGCACCGTCGTCAGCGACAAGAACGACAAGACCGTCGTCGTCAGGGTCGAGCGCCGCTTTGCGCACCCGATCCTCCAGAAGACCGTTCGCCGTTCCAAGAAGTACA
Proteins encoded:
- the tuf gene encoding elongation factor Tu — translated: MAKSKFERNKPHVNIGTIGHVDHGKTSLTAAITKYFGEFKAYDQIDAAPEEKARGITISTAHVEYETPNRHYAHVDCPGHADYVKNMITGAAQMDGAILVVSAADGPMPQTREHILLARQVGVPAIVVFLNKVDQVDDAELLELVELEVRELLSSYEFPGDDIPIIKGSALAALEDSDKKIGEDAIRELMAAVDAYIPTPERPIDLPFLMPIEDVFSISGRGTVVTGRVERGIIKVGEEVEIVGIRPTTKTTCTGVEMFRKLLDQGQAGDNIGALLRGVDRNGVERGQILCKPGSVTPHTKFKAEAYILTKEEGGRHTPFFTNYRPQFYFRTTDVTGIVTLPEGTEMVMPGDNVTVDVELIVPIAMEEKLRFAIREGGRTVGAGIVASIIK
- the fusA gene encoding elongation factor G; translation: MAREYKIEDYRNFGIMAHIDAGKTTTTERILYYTGKSHKIGEVHDGAATMDWMEQEQERGITITSAATTTFWKGRDGKMRRFNIIDTPGHVDFTIEVERSLRVLDGAIALLDANAGVEPQTETVWRQAEKYHVPRMIFCNKMDKTGADFYRSVEMIKTRLGATAVVMQLPIGAESEFKGVVDLIEMNALVWRDESLGAQWDVVEIPADMKEKAEEYREKLIETVVEIDEAAMEAYLEGNYPDNDKIRELVRRGTIDVKFHPMFCGTAFKNKGVQPLLDAVVDYLPSPVDIPAIKGIDVKTEGEITRKADDNEPLSMLAFKIMNDPFVGSLTFARIYSGKLEKGTSVMNTVKEKRERVGRMLQMHSNSREDIDEAFAGDIVALAGLKETTTGDTLCDPLKPVILERMEFPEPVIQIAIEPKTKGDQEKMGLALNRLAAEDPSFRVKTDEESGQTIIAGMGELHLDIIVDRMRREFKVEASVGAPQVAYRETITRQHEEDYTHKKQSGGTGQFARVKIVFEPNPEGEDFVFESKIVGGAVPKEYIPGVQKGIESVLSSGPLAGFPMLGVKATLIDGAFHDVDSSVLAFEIASRACFREAAKKAGAQLLEPIMKVEVVTPEDYVGDVIGDLNSRRGQIQGQESRGVAVVINAHVPLANMFKYVDNLRSMSQGRAQYTMLFDHYAPVPSNVAQEIQAKYSGQK
- the rpsJ gene encoding 30S ribosomal protein S10, coding for MNGQNIRIRLKAFDHRILDASTREIVSTAKRTGASVRGPVPLPTRIEKFTVNRSPHVDKKSREQFEMRTHKRLLDIVDPTPQTVDALMKLDLAAGVDVEIKL
- a CDS encoding transcriptional regulator, with product MPVTPDNDNMPDEPLVFIIIGKAYEADGDDEGIDIHVMLRAPDDDTAVREALNALAEEGFLQADLDQIGTLTDIPDEEPHASAYQGALEGEVAIIRFA
- the rpsL gene encoding 30S ribosomal protein S12, which gives rise to MPTVNQLIRKPRLAQVKRNKVPALQENPQKRGVCTRVYTTTPKKPNSALRKVAKIRLTNGFEVIGYIPGEGHNLQEHSVVMIRGGRVKDLPGVRYHIIRGVLDTQGVKNRKQRRSKYGAKRPK
- the rpoC gene encoding DNA-directed RNA polymerase subunit beta' — its product is MNQEVMNLFNPQVPAQTFDSIRISIASPEKILSWSYGEIKKPETINYRTFKPERDGLFCARIFGPIKDYECLCGKYKRMKYKGIICEKCGVEVTLSRVRRERMGHIELAAPVAHIWFLKSLPSRIATLLDMTLKDIERVLYFENYIVTEPGLTSLKENQLLSEEEYMLAVDEFGEDQFTAMIGAEAIYEMLASMNLEKIAGDLRTEMAETSSDLKQKKLMKRLKIVENFMESGNRPEWMIMKVVPVIPPDLRPLVPLDGGRFATSDLNDLYRRVINRNNRLKRLIELRAPGIIIRNEKRMLQESVDALFDNGRRGRVITGANKRPLKSLSDMLKGKQGRFRQNLLGKRVDYSGRSVIVTGPELKLHQCGLPKKMALELFKPFIYARLDAKGYSSTVKQAKKLVEKEKPEVWDILDEVIREHPVLLNRAPTLHRLGIQAFEPILVEGKAIQLHPLVCTAFNADFDGDQMAVHVPLSLEAQLEARVLMMSTNNILHPANGAPIIVPSQDMVLGLYYLSIMNQNEPGEGMAFSDMGELHHALETKAVTLHAKIRGRYKSVDAEGNPVSKIYETTPGRMIIGELLPKNPNIPFDICNQEMTKKNISKMIDTVYRHCGQKDTVIFCDRIMQLGFSHACRAGISFGKDDMVIPDTKVKIVGDTEALVKEYEQQYNDGLITQGEKYNKVVDAWGKATEKVAEEMMARIKAVEFDDNGRQKPMNSIYMMSHSGARGSPNQMRQLGGMRGLMAKPSGEIIETPIISNFKEGLTVNEYFNSTHGARKGLADTALKTANSGYLTRRLVDVAQDCIVTHTDCGTDKGLTMTAIVDAGQVVASLGQRILGRTALDNIDNPVTGERIVDAGKMILEADVVEIEKAGIQSVRIRSALTCEIQTGVCGVCYGRDLARGTPVNMGEAVGVIAAQSIGEPGTQLTMRTFHLGGTATVVDQSFLEASYEGTVQIKNRNLLRNSDGALVAMGRNMAIQILDERGVERSSQRVAYGSKIFVDDGDKVKRGQRLAEWDPYTRPMMTEVEGTVHFEDVIDGISVLEATDESTGITKRQVIDWRSTPRGTDLKPAIVIKDKNGAIAKLSRGGEARFMLSVDAILSVEPGQKVSQGDVLARSPLESAKTKDITGGLPRVAELFEARRPKDHAIIAEIDGTVRFGRDYKNKRRVLIEPAEDGVEPVEYLIPKGKPFHLQDGDYIEKGDYILDGNPAPHDILAIKGVEALASYLVNEIQEVYRLQGVVINDKHIEVIVRQMLQKVEITDAGDSSYIVGDNVDRIELEDVNDALLAEGKKPAVGDPVLLGITKASLQTPSFISAASFQETTKVLTEAAVAGKMDGLQGLKENVIVGRLIPAGTGGTMTQIRRIATARDEMILEERRKGTGADAATPMLADMANENENAAAE
- the rpsG gene encoding 30S ribosomal protein S7, with protein sequence MSRRHRAEKREINPDPKFGDLVVTKFMNAIMLHGKKSVAESIVYGAFDAVQSKLKQEPIAVFHSALDNIAPHVEVRSRRVGGATYQVPVDVRPERRQALAIRWLIAAARKRNETTMVDRLCGELMDAANNRGSAVKKREDTHKMADANRAFSHYRW